From the candidate division KSB1 bacterium genome, one window contains:
- a CDS encoding LPP20 family lipoprotein: protein MKAVRGILVCVVTLSATVAWSQYVTQPIGAAGNIDWSRQVIRATGIGAPNPDHPLAAQRAGAIEAAKRAAFRNLLEAVQGVQLTSEVTVRNAMVENDVINTRVQGVLRNFTIVDTKYMSTGDVEVTVEMPLTGALADVLLPTTVGGGVYPGAAQPLCPMCGQPWPAGKPVPPGVQLIQPGAPGVQAAPGAAAYTGLIIDTKGLGVRPAMAPKVLDENGQEVYGSKFVSRDWAVQIGMVGYDKDINRARSNERVTNNPLVVKALKAAGANKADVVISNADAAAIHAASSTQSFLDKCRVMFIVD from the coding sequence ATGAAAGCGGTCCGTGGCATACTCGTATGCGTGGTGACACTGAGCGCCACAGTAGCCTGGAGTCAGTATGTGACCCAGCCCATTGGCGCGGCCGGGAACATCGACTGGAGCAGGCAAGTGATTCGCGCTACTGGTATCGGCGCGCCGAACCCTGACCATCCGCTCGCAGCGCAGCGTGCGGGGGCGATCGAAGCTGCCAAGCGCGCAGCCTTCCGCAATCTCCTCGAGGCCGTTCAGGGAGTCCAACTCACCTCAGAAGTCACCGTCCGCAACGCCATGGTCGAAAACGATGTCATCAACACTCGGGTGCAGGGTGTGCTCCGGAACTTCACGATAGTGGACACAAAGTACATGTCCACCGGCGACGTGGAAGTGACGGTAGAGATGCCGCTGACCGGTGCCTTGGCCGATGTGCTGCTGCCCACTACAGTGGGTGGAGGTGTCTACCCCGGTGCTGCCCAGCCGCTGTGCCCCATGTGCGGTCAACCGTGGCCTGCGGGTAAGCCAGTTCCCCCAGGCGTGCAACTCATTCAACCTGGCGCTCCTGGCGTGCAAGCAGCCCCTGGGGCCGCCGCTTACACCGGCCTGATCATCGACACCAAAGGTTTGGGCGTCCGCCCAGCCATGGCGCCCAAGGTACTCGACGAAAACGGCCAGGAGGTGTACGGCTCGAAATTCGTCAGCCGCGACTGGGCGGTGCAGATCGGCATGGTGGGCTACGATAAGGACATCAATCGCGCCCGCAGCAACGAGCGCGTGACCAACAACCCACTGGTGGTAAAAGCCCTCAAGGCGGCGGGTGCCAACAAGGCAGATGTGGTCATCTCCAACGCCGATGCGGCTGCCATCCATGCCGCCTCCAGCACCCAGAGCTTCTTGGATAAGTGCCGGGTGATGTTCATCGTCGACTGA
- the mutL gene encoding DNA mismatch repair endonuclease MutL: MARNRIHVLPEYVANKIAAGEVVDRPASVVKELVENALDAGARQIDIIVKGGGKLLVQVIDDGCGMSPEDASLAFQRHSTSKIATAADLESITTLGFRGEALASIASVARVELRTAEPGASESTVVRVEGATIVEVGKEAFRQGTSVAVKNLFYNTPARRKFLRADETEYRHILTVLSRFTLAFPEVGFSLINGDTEVFSLTPAPMEARVAAVLGGHLASAMVPVEDKSSAIRIYGMVAKPEAARKSRGDQYLFLNRRYVVDRALNHAVLSGYGESLPRGLYPSYVLFLELDPRRVDVNVHPTKTEVKLADAQLAYELLRGAVRRALTRRAEASTRSDGGRVIVPHMPRAQTMPRSLELFSSPSSLGDTTQIQQSPQPIQLQSGLVPQAVDRPSVWQFHDTYILSEVKSGLVIIDQHAAHERILFEQAMRNLGSSRPASQQLLFPQTVELSAEQYELLTEMLPFLEMLGFVIRSFGRQTVVVEGVPSGYRGGDEARLLIEVIDEYRENRRSGIEMRESVARSYACHAAIRAGERLSVEAMHALIDQLFATENPYYCPHGRPTVVNLSLEELARRFQRQ; encoded by the coding sequence ATGGCCAGAAACCGAATACATGTGCTCCCCGAGTATGTGGCGAACAAGATAGCCGCCGGCGAGGTGGTAGATCGCCCCGCCTCGGTGGTGAAGGAGCTGGTGGAGAACGCCTTGGACGCGGGGGCACGCCAGATCGATATCATTGTCAAGGGGGGCGGCAAACTCCTGGTGCAAGTGATAGACGACGGCTGCGGGATGAGCCCAGAGGATGCTTCACTCGCCTTCCAGAGGCATTCCACCAGCAAGATCGCCACAGCCGCTGACCTTGAGAGCATCACTACGCTTGGCTTTCGCGGCGAAGCTCTGGCCAGCATTGCCTCGGTGGCCCGCGTGGAGCTCCGCACCGCAGAGCCTGGGGCAAGCGAGAGCACCGTGGTCCGCGTAGAAGGCGCCACGATTGTCGAAGTGGGGAAAGAGGCCTTTCGCCAGGGGACCTCGGTGGCAGTGAAGAACCTTTTCTATAATACGCCCGCCCGACGCAAGTTTTTGCGCGCCGACGAAACCGAGTACCGCCACATCCTCACCGTGCTCAGCCGCTTCACCCTCGCCTTTCCGGAGGTGGGATTTTCGCTCATCAACGGCGACACGGAAGTCTTTTCCCTCACTCCGGCCCCAATGGAGGCGCGCGTGGCTGCGGTACTGGGAGGACACCTGGCTTCTGCGATGGTGCCCGTAGAGGACAAGAGCTCCGCCATCCGTATCTACGGCATGGTCGCCAAGCCGGAGGCAGCGCGCAAATCGAGGGGCGACCAATACCTATTCCTCAACCGCCGGTACGTGGTGGATCGGGCCTTGAACCACGCTGTGCTGTCTGGATACGGAGAGAGTCTGCCGCGGGGCCTCTACCCGAGCTACGTGCTCTTCCTGGAACTTGACCCTCGCCGGGTGGACGTAAATGTCCATCCCACAAAGACTGAAGTAAAGTTGGCTGATGCCCAGTTGGCTTACGAACTCCTGCGTGGGGCGGTTCGCCGCGCGCTCACGAGGAGGGCAGAAGCCTCTACGCGATCAGACGGTGGCAGAGTCATCGTGCCGCACATGCCCAGAGCACAGACAATGCCCCGTTCACTGGAGCTTTTCTCTTCCCCAAGTTCACTCGGTGACACCACTCAAATACAGCAGTCCCCCCAGCCTATCCAGCTACAGTCTGGCCTTGTACCTCAGGCTGTCGACCGTCCAAGCGTATGGCAGTTCCACGACACCTACATTCTGTCTGAGGTCAAGAGCGGGCTGGTGATAATCGACCAACATGCTGCCCACGAGCGCATTCTCTTTGAGCAGGCTATGCGCAACTTGGGCAGCTCCAGGCCGGCATCGCAGCAGCTGCTGTTCCCGCAGACGGTGGAGCTTTCCGCCGAGCAATACGAACTCCTTACGGAGATGCTCCCGTTTCTGGAAATGCTTGGCTTTGTCATTCGCAGCTTTGGCCGGCAGACGGTGGTGGTCGAGGGCGTTCCTTCTGGCTACCGTGGCGGCGACGAAGCGCGCCTGCTCATAGAGGTCATCGACGAATACCGTGAAAATCGCCGCTCCGGCATCGAGATGCGCGAGAGTGTGGCCAGGTCGTACGCCTGCCATGCGGCCATTCGGGCGGGCGAGCGCCTCTCGGTGGAGGCGATGCATGCGCTTATCGACCAGCTTTTTGCCACAGAGAACCCCTACTACTGTCCCCACGGGCGCCCCACGGTGGTCAACCTTTCGTTGGAAGAGTTGGCGCGCCGTTTCCAAAGGCAATAG
- a CDS encoding carbohydrate binding family 9 domain-containing protein, which produces MRKFVPRVTVLLGIVMVLVGGPAASEQRQEESTSPRIAQAVRIEGGKVRIDGRLDESVWQLAPVASDFVQHEPDEGAPATERTTFQVAYDNEHLYVAVRAFDSEPGKVRGLLTRRDVESPSDWIFIAVDSYGDHRTAFQFGVNPAGTRSDVYRSGDVNEDTSWDAVWDVAVSRDSLGWVAEFCIPFSQLRFPQGHHRWGFQVGRIISRKNELDLWAPIPRNANSVVALFGELQGIHDVPPPRRLQVLPYAVGRLERYLPDEPNPFFTPSRRVGTLGGDIKYGVTSNLTLDLTVNPDFGEVEADPSEFNLTAYESYFEEKRPFFLEGNDIFRFGVGIGDGEMGNETLFYSRRIGRAPQLSPDVSEEGYVDMPRLTTILFAGKVTGKSKHGWSIGFLEALADREVAQVEDQGRRFTETVEPRTNYLVFRTQKDFRKGRTTLGTMVTSVTRHLDAPSVQCLNRQAFTGGIDFGHRWSRDRFMLELKLAASQIRGSHEAIAEAQTSSARYFQRPDAPHVRFDSTRTTLSGVAFSYLVGKMAGGNWSYGAGGVVRSPGFEVNDLGYQREADFVVNFAFLGYHWFQPGKVLRDYGMNLNLWHVTNFGGEALGLGGSANYHFRLLNYWGGHLGCNVHSAHLSPSSLRGGPAIMVPEEFGIFARFFTDERKAIAASLSIMWEGDEHGSRQLRIMPSVTLRPSGRMQAQLSVGIVPAVDDRQYVDTITRGECTDYVFGRLTQKTVFLTTRLSYTFTPTLSLQYYGMPFLTAGAYSHFRKVIAPRAADYAQRYAPYEYPDNPNFNFRQFRSNLLLRWEYRPGSTLFLVWSQGRTSLDDEGTFSLLREGRALFDTRSENVFLVKVNRWLSL; this is translated from the coding sequence ATGCGCAAGTTCGTGCCACGAGTCACGGTCTTACTCGGCATTGTCATGGTGTTGGTGGGAGGCCCGGCTGCTTCAGAGCAGCGCCAAGAGGAGTCCACATCGCCCCGGATAGCACAGGCGGTGCGTATCGAGGGGGGAAAGGTGCGGATAGATGGGCGCCTGGATGAATCCGTGTGGCAGTTGGCCCCAGTGGCCAGTGATTTCGTGCAACACGAGCCAGACGAGGGAGCGCCCGCCACGGAGCGGACCACCTTCCAGGTCGCCTACGACAACGAGCACCTGTATGTGGCCGTGCGCGCCTTTGACTCCGAGCCGGGCAAAGTCCGTGGGTTGCTCACGCGCAGGGACGTCGAATCACCTTCTGATTGGATCTTCATTGCTGTTGATAGTTATGGCGATCATCGCACCGCATTCCAGTTCGGGGTCAACCCGGCGGGCACGCGGAGCGATGTGTACCGCTCAGGAGATGTAAACGAAGACACGAGCTGGGATGCGGTGTGGGATGTCGCCGTAAGCCGCGACTCTCTGGGGTGGGTGGCAGAGTTTTGCATTCCGTTTAGCCAGCTCCGCTTTCCCCAGGGGCACCATCGCTGGGGCTTTCAGGTGGGCAGAATCATCAGCCGCAAGAACGAGTTAGATCTCTGGGCGCCGATTCCACGCAATGCCAACAGCGTGGTGGCCCTCTTTGGTGAACTGCAGGGGATTCATGACGTCCCCCCGCCCCGTCGCCTGCAGGTGTTGCCCTACGCTGTGGGCCGCCTGGAACGATACCTTCCAGATGAACCAAACCCCTTTTTCACGCCAAGCCGGCGGGTAGGAACGTTGGGCGGGGACATCAAATATGGAGTCACTTCCAACCTCACCCTTGACCTCACCGTCAATCCTGACTTTGGGGAGGTGGAGGCAGACCCGTCGGAGTTTAACCTTACCGCCTACGAGAGCTACTTCGAGGAGAAGCGACCCTTTTTCTTGGAGGGGAACGACATTTTCAGGTTTGGCGTCGGAATCGGCGATGGCGAGATGGGCAATGAGACACTTTTCTACTCGCGGCGCATAGGTCGTGCGCCGCAGCTTTCCCCTGATGTCTCTGAAGAAGGGTACGTGGACATGCCCCGCCTCACCACGATTCTCTTCGCCGGCAAGGTGACGGGCAAGAGCAAGCACGGATGGTCCATAGGGTTCTTGGAGGCACTCGCCGACCGCGAGGTGGCGCAGGTTGAGGACCAGGGCCGACGTTTCACCGAGACCGTTGAGCCGCGTACCAATTATCTGGTGTTCCGCACGCAAAAGGATTTTCGCAAGGGGAGGACAACCCTGGGGACGATGGTGACGAGCGTGACGCGCCACCTTGATGCCCCCTCCGTGCAGTGCCTAAACAGGCAGGCCTTCACTGGCGGGATAGATTTTGGCCACCGTTGGAGTCGGGATCGGTTCATGCTGGAACTCAAACTGGCGGCAAGTCAGATACGCGGATCCCACGAGGCAATTGCCGAGGCGCAGACCAGTTCAGCGCGCTACTTCCAACGCCCGGACGCTCCGCATGTCCGCTTTGACTCCACCCGCACCACGCTGTCTGGTGTTGCCTTCTCCTACCTGGTTGGCAAAATGGCGGGAGGCAACTGGTCGTATGGAGCAGGAGGGGTTGTGCGCAGCCCAGGATTCGAAGTCAACGACCTTGGCTATCAGCGCGAGGCGGACTTTGTGGTGAACTTTGCTTTCCTGGGGTATCACTGGTTCCAGCCCGGTAAGGTGCTGCGGGACTATGGCATGAATCTGAACCTTTGGCATGTGACCAATTTCGGCGGGGAGGCGCTGGGACTGGGCGGCAGCGCCAACTACCATTTTCGCCTGCTCAACTACTGGGGCGGGCACCTGGGCTGCAATGTCCACAGTGCCCACCTTTCCCCTTCGAGCCTGCGCGGAGGGCCGGCTATTATGGTGCCGGAAGAGTTTGGAATCTTTGCCCGTTTCTTTACTGACGAGCGAAAGGCGATCGCGGCCAGTCTTAGCATCATGTGGGAGGGCGACGAGCATGGCAGTCGCCAGCTCCGCATCATGCCCTCGGTGACTCTGCGTCCAAGTGGGCGGATGCAGGCGCAGTTAAGTGTAGGAATCGTTCCAGCGGTGGATGACCGGCAATATGTGGACACCATCACGCGGGGAGAATGCACTGACTATGTCTTCGGCCGGCTCACGCAGAAAACGGTTTTCCTCACTACCAGGCTTAGTTACACCTTCACCCCCACCCTTAGCCTGCAGTACTACGGCATGCCCTTTTTGACGGCGGGCGCGTACTCGCATTTTCGCAAGGTGATTGCGCCGCGAGCCGCGGACTATGCGCAGCGCTATGCCCCTTATGAGTATCCCGACAACCCCAACTTCAACTTCCGACAGTTCCGCAGCAACCTCCTTCTGCGCTGGGAGTATCGGCCAGGTTCCACGCTTTTCCTGGTCTGGTCACAAGGCCGGACAAGTCTCGACGACGAAGGTACATTTTCGCTGTTGCGGGAAGGGCGCGCGCTTTTCGACACCCGCTCGGAGAACGTCTTCCTGGTCAAGGTCAACCGCTGGCTAAGCCTCTGA
- the miaA gene encoding tRNA (adenosine(37)-N6)-dimethylallyltransferase MiaA produces the protein MLRGEQSQPIVPVIVGPTAAGKSALALRLAQRCGGEIVSADSRQVYRYLDIGTAKPTPEERALVPHHLIDVRFPDEYYSAGEYARDASARIAEVLGRGHLPIVVGGSGFYIRALTDGLFGPNIRDPELRERLRQEARKDGLGPLWRRLCEVDPQAAERLHPNDAQRIIRALEVYECTGIPLSEHQRRHRPETPFSWCFIGLRWARAELYARIDRRVDQMMAQGFEEEVRRLEQMGYGPELNSLQTVGYKEMFALLHGELQRDEAVALIKQHTRNYAKRQLTWFGRDARVQWIDMTTGTMADCEEKAWAIVTRCAEKGNFPLDI, from the coding sequence GTGTTGAGAGGCGAGCAATCACAACCGATTGTTCCTGTGATCGTCGGGCCGACCGCTGCGGGCAAAAGTGCTCTGGCGCTTCGCCTTGCGCAGAGGTGCGGTGGCGAGATCGTCTCGGCCGATTCCCGCCAGGTGTATCGCTATTTGGACATTGGCACAGCCAAACCCACTCCCGAGGAGCGCGCCCTTGTCCCGCACCATCTTATCGATGTCCGTTTTCCGGACGAATACTACAGCGCGGGGGAATACGCACGCGACGCCTCCGCACGAATCGCAGAGGTGCTTGGGCGGGGGCATCTGCCCATCGTGGTGGGTGGATCCGGATTCTACATCCGGGCTCTCACCGATGGGCTATTCGGCCCAAACATCCGCGACCCCGAGTTGCGCGAGCGGCTCCGCCAAGAAGCAAGAAAGGATGGCCTGGGCCCCCTTTGGCGGCGCCTTTGTGAAGTAGATCCCCAAGCTGCCGAGCGACTCCACCCCAACGATGCGCAGCGCATCATCCGCGCCCTGGAGGTCTATGAGTGTACCGGCATCCCCCTGTCTGAGCACCAGAGGCGACATCGACCCGAGACCCCCTTCTCCTGGTGCTTCATCGGATTGCGCTGGGCAAGGGCTGAATTGTACGCGCGCATCGACCGGCGCGTAGACCAGATGATGGCCCAGGGTTTCGAAGAAGAGGTGCGCCGACTGGAACAGATGGGCTATGGGCCTGAACTCAATAGCCTGCAGACTGTGGGGTACAAAGAGATGTTCGCGCTTCTGCACGGCGAGCTCCAACGCGACGAGGCGGTGGCTCTGATTAAGCAGCACACTCGCAACTATGCCAAAAGGCAGCTGACCTGGTTCGGACGGGACGCACGGGTGCAGTGGATCGACATGACCACGGGCACAATGGCAGACTGCGAAGAAAAGGCATGGGCTATCGTGACGCGCTGCGCCGAAAAGGGAAATTTTCCCCTTGACATTTGA
- a CDS encoding ATP-binding protein, whose translation MKLQATIVLLLAVLIFFFTTVEYGILRLRIERYHREVEQDCAEANFHRAEALLQKERGSLSRLAQALVESGPALQHTVWQRDGLLGEQGVPLPYDFVALLQGPAVARMRVLFPDSSLPPACVSEAAERLGREVPPAGRDTSGFVVTECGSFLVALAQGEAGRVMVGRSLERLGTELAEPMQMRITFRAPGRGPWSPAVEVEEVDGELVARGGIAGVASDQLQLEVASPKVFLARREQTLLLALLANTVVGLAIAFIVMALFQKLVITRINGLVEQVSAIRNAGDFASRVEVSGKDELGTLATAFNEALERLHQMAQRIEESEKRYASLVEQSRDGVAIVVEHTVRFANQRLLDMLGCPNLEQLARDGLAFLPEEVRGQVVGTPQLTGEGAVSPMPLTLHAYDGKEIEAELDVVHGTYEGQSALFLYLRDVSEKRRIERHLQRVDKLTSLGQLSSGIAHEIRTPLGSIQLNLDHLLQCTQLTDEQRHVVESSMEAVNRISSIVQRTLDFARPAEPSFEPTHVPHVVENVLKMMATNLRHARVAVTQQWEENLPAIQADGSQLSQAFVNIVLNAVQAMPRGGRLRIWGRRVRQGRSQAVEVGFEDTGIGIAPENLRRVFDPFFTTKHEGVGLGLSVVHRIMESHRATIDISSTPGKGTVVRIQFPVT comes from the coding sequence GTGAAGCTTCAGGCAACGATCGTCCTGCTGCTGGCAGTGCTGATCTTTTTCTTTACCACGGTGGAGTACGGCATCTTGCGCCTGCGGATCGAGCGCTACCACCGGGAAGTGGAGCAGGACTGTGCGGAGGCCAACTTTCACCGTGCCGAGGCTCTGCTCCAAAAGGAACGGGGCAGCCTCAGCCGGCTTGCTCAGGCCCTGGTAGAGAGTGGGCCGGCGCTGCAGCACACGGTGTGGCAGAGGGACGGTTTGCTCGGTGAGCAAGGCGTGCCGCTCCCATATGACTTTGTGGCGCTCCTGCAAGGCCCTGCCGTTGCCCGCATGCGTGTGCTGTTCCCCGACTCGAGCCTACCCCCCGCGTGCGTCTCTGAGGCAGCCGAACGGCTTGGCAGAGAGGTTCCACCCGCTGGGCGCGACACTTCCGGGTTTGTGGTCACCGAGTGTGGCTCTTTTCTCGTTGCGTTGGCCCAAGGGGAAGCGGGCAGGGTTATGGTTGGTCGATCCCTGGAACGACTGGGAACCGAGCTGGCCGAGCCGATGCAGATGCGGATCACATTTCGCGCGCCAGGGAGGGGCCCGTGGTCACCAGCCGTAGAGGTGGAGGAGGTGGATGGCGAGCTGGTGGCGCGCGGTGGCATTGCCGGTGTTGCCAGTGATCAGCTCCAGCTTGAGGTTGCCAGCCCCAAAGTCTTCTTAGCCCGCCGGGAACAGACGCTCCTCCTTGCGCTCCTCGCCAATACCGTAGTAGGCTTGGCCATCGCCTTCATCGTCATGGCCCTCTTTCAGAAGTTGGTTATCACGCGTATCAATGGCCTGGTGGAACAGGTGTCGGCGATTCGCAACGCCGGAGACTTTGCTTCGCGAGTGGAAGTCTCTGGCAAGGACGAACTGGGCACCTTAGCGACCGCGTTCAATGAGGCGCTGGAGCGCTTGCACCAGATGGCTCAGCGCATCGAGGAGTCGGAGAAGCGCTATGCTTCCCTGGTGGAGCAGTCACGCGACGGGGTGGCGATCGTGGTGGAGCATACGGTGCGCTTTGCCAATCAGCGTTTGCTGGATATGCTCGGCTGCCCGAACCTGGAGCAGCTAGCCCGCGACGGGCTCGCGTTCCTGCCAGAGGAGGTGCGGGGTCAAGTCGTAGGCACGCCTCAACTCACCGGGGAAGGTGCCGTCAGCCCCATGCCATTGACCTTGCACGCGTATGATGGGAAGGAAATTGAAGCGGAACTGGATGTAGTTCACGGCACGTATGAGGGCCAGTCAGCCCTTTTTCTGTATCTGCGGGACGTCAGCGAAAAGAGACGCATCGAACGCCATTTGCAGCGTGTAGACAAGCTTACCTCGCTGGGCCAACTCTCTTCCGGCATCGCCCACGAAATTCGCACTCCGCTGGGGAGCATCCAACTCAATCTGGACCACCTCTTGCAGTGCACCCAGCTGACCGACGAGCAGCGGCATGTGGTGGAAAGCAGCATGGAGGCCGTCAATCGTATCTCAAGCATCGTCCAGCGCACCCTGGACTTTGCCCGACCTGCAGAGCCGAGCTTCGAGCCGACGCACGTGCCGCACGTGGTAGAAAACGTGCTGAAGATGATGGCGACCAATCTGCGACACGCCCGCGTTGCAGTTACGCAACAATGGGAGGAAAACCTGCCGGCCATTCAGGCCGACGGTTCGCAATTGAGCCAGGCCTTTGTCAACATTGTCCTCAACGCCGTGCAGGCGATGCCACGTGGGGGGCGACTCCGCATCTGGGGGCGCCGCGTGCGCCAAGGGCGAAGCCAGGCCGTAGAAGTGGGATTCGAGGACACGGGCATCGGTATTGCGCCGGAAAACCTGCGCCGGGTGTTCGACCCATTCTTTACCACCAAGCACGAGGGCGTGGGTTTGGGGCTCTCGGTGGTTCATCGCATCATGGAATCGCATCGTGCCACGATTGACATCAGCAGCACCCCGGGGAAAGGGACCGTGGTACGCATACAATTCCCTGTAACCTGA
- a CDS encoding S-layer homology domain-containing protein has product MENRRLMLLGTLLVGALALWLVGCGPKAIKPKSVLDTPQNHFNQGMRELDRGNLDLAMQEFERAKALDPKYAEAYAGMALVHASKQDFVKAMELADQALSKNKNSLDARIIKGRIITMRRKGDDWMEEAVKEFKKAAEQYPNSDKPLYYMGITYKEGYDFGQAAAAFAKVIEMKGDYAAAADKEWAVVQKIQRAAPGTKIGAKIALIPEISRADLAVLLMEELKLMELLEKKRPKTYDTGFRPPEDVTKMAQPEAKLPDVTDIEGHWAKNWIKDIVAAQGMDVFPDHTFRPDEKITRANYAKIMQDIMILATGDQSLATKFIGESSPFPDVNPSHWAFNSIMLMVSRGVMAADKMTGEFRLNDHMSGADALLAIRDFQNAMRMTF; this is encoded by the coding sequence ATGGAGAACAGACGATTGATGCTGCTGGGGACGCTACTGGTGGGCGCTTTGGCGCTGTGGTTGGTCGGCTGCGGACCAAAGGCGATTAAGCCCAAGTCGGTCTTAGATACACCCCAAAACCACTTCAACCAAGGAATGAGGGAGCTGGACCGTGGTAACTTGGACTTGGCCATGCAGGAGTTTGAGCGCGCCAAAGCACTCGACCCCAAGTACGCGGAAGCCTACGCGGGCATGGCGCTAGTCCATGCCAGCAAGCAGGACTTTGTCAAGGCCATGGAGCTCGCCGACCAGGCACTGTCCAAGAACAAGAACTCTCTTGATGCGCGCATCATCAAGGGGCGGATCATCACCATGCGCCGCAAAGGCGACGATTGGATGGAAGAGGCTGTCAAGGAGTTCAAGAAGGCTGCCGAACAGTACCCGAATAGCGACAAGCCCCTCTACTATATGGGCATCACGTACAAAGAGGGGTACGACTTTGGTCAGGCGGCCGCCGCCTTTGCCAAGGTCATAGAGATGAAGGGCGACTATGCAGCTGCTGCCGACAAGGAGTGGGCGGTGGTACAAAAGATTCAGCGCGCTGCTCCTGGCACCAAGATCGGCGCCAAAATCGCCCTGATCCCCGAAATCTCTCGAGCCGACTTGGCCGTGCTTTTGATGGAAGAGTTGAAGCTGATGGAGCTGCTGGAGAAGAAGCGCCCAAAGACCTACGACACGGGTTTCCGGCCGCCTGAAGACGTGACCAAGATGGCCCAGCCAGAAGCAAAGCTTCCAGACGTCACCGACATCGAGGGACACTGGGCCAAGAACTGGATCAAGGACATCGTCGCGGCCCAGGGCATGGATGTGTTCCCAGACCATACTTTCCGGCCTGATGAGAAGATTACCAGGGCTAACTATGCCAAGATTATGCAAGACATTATGATCCTTGCTACCGGTGATCAGAGTCTGGCCACCAAGTTCATAGGCGAGTCTTCGCCGTTTCCGGATGTCAACCCCAGCCACTGGGCGTTCAACTCCATCATGCTGATGGTCAGCCGTGGGGTCATGGCTGCCGACAAGATGACTGGCGAGTTTCGGCTCAATGACCATATGTCTGGCGCCGACGCCTTGCTCGCCATACGCGACTTCCAAAATGCGATGCGCATGACGTTCTGA
- a CDS encoding flagellar assembly protein T N-terminal domain-containing protein, whose protein sequence is MKTLLAMALLCLLVCAAGPLGLCQVGPARTQLIEAVGTGTIFEGDVAGARDRAIDDALRQAVEQALGTYIESETRVQNYQVVDDNILSWTRGYVRNYTILSDYKKTPELYEVRLKAEVELGDLQRDAEAVKNLIERMGNPRVMVLIDEQNVGDPTGHFRWFEVNMTAAETAIMQKFMDSDFPVVDPGTVRENIKREQVLAALQGDNKAAAAIGLSFGAEIVITGKAIATVASGFNMAGMKSCQANITARVVETDVGRVLATASEHAAYPHIDEVTGGTMAIQKAANKLAEGLIAKILAKWRDKYYNLSEIKIVLRGVESMAQLSDFVNTAKFYLRGVKDIYQRNYGGGAAELDVKISGNATQLAREFERRDFGRFTITVEGVSANRITARFVPKATAPSEPE, encoded by the coding sequence GTGAAGACTCTCTTAGCGATGGCACTGCTCTGCCTCCTGGTGTGTGCGGCGGGCCCACTCGGTCTTTGCCAGGTGGGACCTGCACGCACCCAGCTAATCGAAGCAGTCGGTACCGGTACCATTTTTGAAGGAGACGTGGCAGGGGCGCGGGATCGCGCCATCGATGACGCTTTGCGCCAGGCGGTGGAACAGGCCCTGGGCACTTACATCGAATCAGAGACCAGGGTGCAAAACTACCAGGTGGTGGACGACAACATCCTCAGCTGGACCCGCGGCTACGTCCGTAACTACACCATCCTGTCCGACTACAAGAAAACCCCCGAACTTTACGAAGTTCGCCTCAAGGCAGAGGTGGAGCTGGGCGACCTACAACGCGATGCCGAGGCAGTAAAGAACCTCATCGAGCGCATGGGTAACCCGCGCGTGATGGTGCTCATCGACGAACAGAACGTGGGTGACCCCACCGGGCACTTCCGCTGGTTCGAGGTGAACATGACCGCGGCCGAGACCGCCATCATGCAAAAGTTCATGGACAGCGATTTTCCGGTGGTGGACCCGGGCACGGTGCGGGAAAACATCAAACGTGAACAGGTGCTGGCCGCCCTGCAAGGCGACAACAAGGCCGCCGCCGCCATCGGCCTTTCGTTTGGTGCCGAAATCGTCATCACAGGCAAGGCAATAGCGACAGTGGCCAGCGGATTCAACATGGCGGGGATGAAGTCCTGCCAGGCTAATATCACCGCGCGCGTGGTGGAAACTGACGTGGGGCGTGTGTTGGCCACAGCCAGCGAGCACGCCGCCTACCCTCACATCGACGAGGTGACCGGCGGCACGATGGCCATTCAAAAGGCTGCCAACAAGCTCGCCGAGGGCCTCATCGCGAAAATCCTTGCCAAATGGCGAGACAAGTACTACAACCTGAGTGAGATCAAGATAGTGCTGCGAGGCGTGGAGTCCATGGCCCAGCTGAGCGATTTTGTCAACACCGCCAAGTTCTATCTGCGGGGCGTGAAGGACATCTACCAGCGCAACTATGGTGGGGGTGCGGCCGAGCTGGATGTGAAGATCAGTGGCAACGCCACCCAACTTGCCCGCGAGTTTGAACGGCGGGACTTTGGGCGTTTCACCATCACCGTGGAGGGTGTGTCGGCCAATCGCATCACGGCGAGATTCGTGCCAAAAGCCACAGCACCTTCTGAGCCCGAATAG